A single region of the Chryseobacterium culicis genome encodes:
- a CDS encoding MATE family efflux transporter has translation MRKFLHILKEGAVFTYGAIAGKKVELTSGSINRSIFSLAIPMVMELVMESVFVSVNLLIIAKLGDKVLGLVGITDNYINFAYAIAVGLGIAAATLTARRAGEKDQEGMGRTAQYIILLALLFAVLIGGVSSYFATEIVDFLGVNANAVTEGVSFSRLVFLSIGLVILRLSINGLFRGAGDADIAMKSLWICHISNIILAVILVFGLGSIPAFGLMGLAYATVLSRLLGVLYQAFIFLSGKTSISIRVPFHLDLPLLQKILKIAFGGLVQYIIPTSSWLIMVKIISTFGTTALAGYIIAQRIASVATMPAWGIGNAAGVLTGQNLGAGEPERAEKTVWRAGTINMTYLVIVALFWQIAAEYVVKFFTTEPEVARYAVQYIHVVSMAYLLLGFTMVISRALNAAGNILQVTLLYLVMFYVIQLPMAYLLGVRLHWELRGIFTAIVSSEIVLAVLFLMIFRNGKWKTIKI, from the coding sequence ATGAGGAAATTCCTGCATATACTAAAAGAAGGAGCGGTTTTTACGTATGGAGCTATAGCCGGGAAAAAAGTTGAACTGACTTCCGGAAGTATCAACCGTTCCATCTTTAGCCTTGCCATTCCCATGGTAATGGAACTTGTCATGGAATCTGTTTTTGTAAGTGTCAATCTATTGATTATTGCAAAATTAGGAGACAAAGTTCTGGGTCTTGTGGGAATTACAGATAACTACATCAACTTTGCTTATGCCATCGCAGTAGGGTTAGGTATTGCGGCAGCGACTCTCACAGCCAGAAGAGCAGGTGAAAAAGATCAGGAAGGAATGGGCAGAACAGCTCAGTATATCATCCTTCTTGCTTTACTTTTTGCAGTGCTTATTGGCGGTGTTTCCAGCTATTTTGCAACGGAAATTGTGGATTTTCTGGGAGTTAATGCCAATGCAGTAACGGAAGGCGTTTCTTTTTCAAGGCTGGTATTTCTGAGTATCGGACTTGTTATTCTGCGACTTTCAATAAATGGATTATTCAGGGGAGCGGGTGATGCAGATATTGCGATGAAATCACTTTGGATCTGTCATATTTCCAATATCATATTGGCGGTAATCCTTGTTTTCGGACTGGGATCTATTCCTGCTTTTGGATTAATGGGATTGGCTTATGCTACCGTTTTATCAAGATTGTTAGGAGTCTTATACCAGGCTTTTATATTTCTGTCCGGTAAAACCAGTATCAGCATCAGAGTTCCTTTTCATCTTGATCTGCCATTACTGCAGAAGATTCTGAAAATAGCCTTCGGAGGATTGGTTCAGTATATCATTCCTACATCCAGCTGGCTGATTATGGTGAAAATCATATCTACTTTCGGAACCACAGCTCTTGCAGGATATATCATTGCTCAGCGTATTGCTTCCGTAGCAACGATGCCAGCCTGGGGAATAGGAAATGCCGCAGGCGTTCTTACCGGACAGAATCTGGGTGCCGGAGAGCCGGAACGTGCAGAAAAAACAGTATGGAGAGCCGGAACAATCAACATGACCTATCTGGTAATTGTAGCCTTGTTCTGGCAGATTGCCGCTGAATATGTGGTGAAATTCTTCACTACAGAACCTGAAGTTGCAAGATATGCAGTGCAGTATATTCATGTGGTATCTATGGCTTATCTGCTATTGGGATTCACAATGGTAATCAGCCGTGCTTTGAATGCAGCCGGAAACATTCTGCAGGTTACACTGCTGTACCTCGTGATGTTTTATGTCATTCAGCTTCCTATGGCTTATTTGTTAGGAGTAAGACTTCATTGGGAACTGAGAGGAATATTTACCGCTATCGTTTCTTCGGAAATTGTATTGGCAGTACTATTCCTAATGATTTTTAGAAATGGAAAATGGAAAACTATAAAAATTTAA
- a CDS encoding TonB-dependent receptor, with translation MKTSKTLILLLGLALSSNSLSAQQGDRVHGKIMLSEKSPVKNAILRLVNTSYQAKTNNLGEYYFENVPPGEYTLQVVLNDIELMREQIYIQKDVHEIPAIYAPLHNNVIEGITVYAVSRNKFLDKDSTSVGKMPLKALENPQAYTSVNQQIMKEQLTYDISEVLKNVPGMVKMQGSPGRGSGDGSFYYSLRGFPTKVSMVDGVPATTNGEIDPADIERLEVIKGPSGTLYGGAVTSFGGLINAVTKKPKDYFGGEASYLMGSYNLNRVTADVYGPITESRNMLFRLNAAYQYQNGFRDSEFRKSFFVAPTISYQVNERLKFNLGAQIYNYEGTNTPIIFLSRTRPYVAHTPDELGFDWKRSYSNNDMTLKAPSINVKAEAVYKIADKWTSQTLLSRNFRKTEGLYQYQFIRGTTSDVLLERNVQWQNSEASSTSVQQNFNGEFNIGKIKNKVLIGLDYLNQTINNNHSPIVVYDYIDGTNPSGPVVAPVTGIYGNISKDLALQKIQAFTQAAILAGKSPLVRNTTASNLYGAYISNVTHITDRLTTLISLRMDHYESKGQLNLNDNKRAGEFKQTAWSPKVGVVYQILKDQLSAYGNYMNGFSYTAPVTQQLADYSGDMKPQMANQWEVGIKGNLWRNKVNFTVSYYDILVDNIQRGTGVIRDGKEYNIVVQDGQQRSKGIEIETIMNPVQGLNIMAGYAYNHSRYEKADPAVDGRRPESAGPANVFNSWISYILPIRGLQGLGVGFGVNRVGKQLTGNKVVTGQFAFPAYTLVNASISLEKERYRLGFKMNNLGNVQYFAGQGVVVAQMPRNFVAEVSFKF, from the coding sequence ATGAAAACATCTAAAACCCTTATATTACTTCTTGGTCTTGCTTTATCTTCAAACTCGCTTTCTGCACAGCAGGGCGACAGAGTTCATGGCAAGATCATGCTGTCTGAAAAGTCGCCGGTAAAAAATGCAATTTTAAGACTTGTCAACACGTCTTATCAGGCAAAAACAAATAATTTAGGAGAATATTACTTTGAAAATGTACCACCTGGAGAATATACGCTTCAGGTGGTTTTAAATGACATTGAACTGATGAGAGAGCAAATCTACATTCAGAAAGATGTCCACGAAATTCCTGCTATCTACGCCCCTTTACACAATAATGTGATTGAGGGAATTACAGTATACGCAGTGAGTAGAAATAAATTTTTGGATAAAGACAGTACTTCAGTGGGCAAAATGCCTTTGAAAGCTCTTGAAAATCCACAGGCTTATACAAGCGTCAACCAGCAAATCATGAAAGAACAGCTTACTTACGATATTTCGGAAGTATTGAAAAATGTTCCGGGAATGGTAAAAATGCAGGGAAGTCCGGGAAGAGGTTCTGGAGACGGAAGTTTCTACTACAGCCTTAGAGGTTTTCCAACCAAAGTATCTATGGTAGATGGTGTTCCGGCAACTACCAACGGTGAGATAGATCCTGCTGACATTGAACGTCTGGAAGTGATCAAAGGACCTTCCGGAACATTGTACGGAGGTGCTGTAACTTCTTTTGGAGGTTTGATTAATGCGGTCACCAAAAAACCGAAAGATTATTTCGGAGGAGAAGCTTCTTATCTTATGGGAAGCTATAATCTGAACCGTGTAACCGCTGATGTTTATGGTCCCATTACAGAATCCAGAAATATGTTATTCCGTTTGAATGCCGCTTATCAGTATCAGAACGGATTTAGAGATTCTGAATTCAGAAAGTCATTCTTTGTAGCGCCTACGATAAGTTATCAGGTTAATGAAAGATTGAAATTTAACTTAGGAGCTCAGATTTATAATTATGAAGGAACAAACACTCCAATTATCTTTCTGTCCAGAACAAGACCCTATGTTGCTCATACACCAGATGAACTTGGATTCGACTGGAAAAGATCTTACTCCAACAATGATATGACCTTAAAAGCTCCATCTATCAATGTAAAAGCTGAGGCTGTCTACAAAATTGCAGATAAATGGACTTCACAAACTTTGCTTTCAAGAAACTTCAGAAAAACGGAAGGATTATATCAATATCAGTTTATCAGAGGGACAACCAGTGATGTTCTGCTGGAACGTAACGTACAGTGGCAGAACTCCGAAGCTTCTTCTACAAGTGTTCAGCAGAACTTTAACGGAGAATTTAACATCGGTAAGATTAAAAATAAAGTGTTGATTGGGTTAGATTATCTTAATCAGACCATCAACAATAACCATTCCCCGATTGTGGTATATGATTATATCGATGGTACAAATCCTTCAGGGCCAGTGGTAGCACCAGTGACAGGAATATATGGTAACATATCCAAAGATCTGGCGCTGCAAAAAATTCAGGCTTTTACCCAGGCTGCAATCCTGGCGGGTAAATCTCCATTGGTAAGAAATACCACAGCATCCAATCTTTATGGAGCTTATATCTCAAATGTAACCCATATTACCGACCGCTTGACTACCTTGATCAGCTTGCGTATGGACCATTATGAAAGTAAAGGACAACTTAATTTGAATGACAACAAACGCGCTGGAGAATTCAAACAAACAGCATGGTCTCCAAAAGTAGGCGTTGTATACCAAATCCTTAAAGATCAACTATCTGCTTATGGTAACTATATGAATGGTTTCAGCTATACAGCACCTGTTACCCAGCAATTGGCTGACTATAGCGGAGATATGAAACCACAGATGGCCAATCAGTGGGAAGTAGGGATCAAAGGAAACCTTTGGAGAAACAAGGTTAACTTTACCGTTTCATATTATGACATTCTTGTTGACAATATCCAGAGAGGAACCGGAGTGATCCGTGACGGAAAAGAATACAATATTGTGGTTCAGGATGGACAACAGAGAAGTAAAGGAATTGAAATAGAAACCATTATGAATCCTGTTCAGGGATTAAATATTATGGCCGGATATGCCTACAACCACAGCAGATATGAAAAAGCAGATCCTGCTGTAGATGGCCGTCGTCCGGAATCTGCAGGTCCAGCGAATGTATTCAATTCATGGATCAGTTATATTCTTCCTATCAGAGGACTTCAGGGACTTGGAGTAGGCTTTGGGGTAAACCGTGTAGGAAAACAGCTTACCGGAAACAAAGTAGTTACCGGGCAGTTTGCATTCCCAGCCTATACTTTAGTGAATGCTTCCATTTCCCTTGAAAAAGAAAGATACAGATTAGGATTTAAAATGAATAATCTGGGCAATGTGCAATATTTTGCAGGGCAGGGAGTTGTAGTAGCTCAGATGCCTCGTAACTTTGTTGCTGAGGTTAGCTTTAAATTTTAA
- a CDS encoding acyl carrier protein, translated as MNTTEEFYEIIASAIAIKKELVDEKLTYQEIPEWDSMSHLLIVEALEQFYQIKFDFNDILEMGTVGKIREKMKKYEVFVEN; from the coding sequence ATGAACACAACAGAAGAATTTTATGAAATTATCGCCTCTGCCATCGCTATAAAGAAAGAATTGGTAGATGAAAAACTAACCTATCAGGAAATCCCGGAATGGGATTCCATGTCTCATCTTCTTATCGTAGAAGCGCTTGAACAGTTTTATCAGATCAAATTTGATTTTAACGATATTCTGGAGATGGGAACCGTCGGAAAGATTCGTGAAAAAATGAAAAAATACGAAGTATTCGTAGAAAACTAA
- a CDS encoding PepSY-associated TM helix domain-containing protein: MKLKFRKIAYQLHLWLGLTSGLIVVIMAATGCILAFEEELKHIVHPNRYFVENIGRKKLSLSELTEKAEKALPEGLKVKRVVMPSDPSRTYVFRTLKMDEEAWTYWGTYLYYYRIYVDPYTGKVQELEDAKKDFFEIVLDLHRRLLLGEKIGKTITGYSTLIFAVILLSGLVIWYPRKMSKAMLKGMFFIKTSANWKRINYDAHNVLGFYAIIPLLLISYSALIWSFEDVDKWVKNTLNGNTPTEKKAKSTIPSEEFSNRNNILNLIGNTMEKGLKGKKSALINFPRSEEGTYYAELTYDGRQYRNEHFNLDQYSGDVLKSQSYKNKNIGYGTALRERNYDLHTGSILGLTSRIIYFLAAVIALSLPITGFIIYLNKKKKKPKHKKNKVVFPSQH, translated from the coding sequence ATGAAGTTAAAGTTTAGAAAAATTGCATATCAGTTACATCTATGGCTCGGACTAACGTCCGGGCTTATAGTTGTTATCATGGCCGCTACAGGTTGTATCCTGGCTTTCGAAGAAGAATTAAAACATATTGTCCATCCCAACAGATATTTCGTTGAAAATATCGGAAGAAAAAAACTTTCATTATCAGAACTTACGGAAAAAGCAGAAAAAGCACTTCCTGAAGGTTTGAAAGTCAAAAGAGTGGTAATGCCTTCCGATCCCTCACGAACCTATGTTTTCCGCACACTGAAAATGGATGAGGAAGCATGGACATATTGGGGAACTTATCTTTATTATTACCGGATTTATGTAGATCCTTACACCGGAAAAGTACAGGAACTAGAAGATGCTAAAAAGGATTTCTTTGAAATTGTGCTGGATCTTCACAGAAGACTTCTGCTGGGTGAAAAAATTGGAAAAACAATTACCGGTTATTCCACATTGATATTTGCTGTAATCCTTTTATCGGGGCTTGTGATATGGTATCCCCGAAAAATGAGTAAAGCCATGCTGAAAGGAATGTTTTTCATTAAAACATCTGCTAATTGGAAAAGGATTAACTATGACGCTCATAATGTGCTGGGATTCTATGCCATTATTCCTTTACTCTTAATCTCTTATTCCGCATTGATATGGAGCTTCGAAGATGTAGATAAATGGGTAAAGAACACACTGAACGGAAATACTCCTACAGAAAAAAAAGCAAAAAGCACCATTCCTTCCGAAGAATTTTCAAACCGGAATAACATCCTCAATTTGATTGGAAACACGATGGAAAAAGGGTTGAAAGGTAAGAAATCAGCACTTATCAATTTTCCAAGATCAGAAGAGGGAACATATTATGCTGAACTGACCTATGACGGAAGGCAATATAGAAATGAACATTTTAATTTGGATCAATATTCAGGAGATGTTTTAAAATCTCAATCTTATAAAAACAAAAATATCGGATATGGAACCGCATTAAGAGAAAGAAATTATGATCTTCACACCGGAAGTATTTTGGGATTAACGAGCAGAATTATTTATTTTCTGGCCGCTGTTATCGCACTATCGCTTCCCATTACCGGTTTTATCATCTATTTGAATAAGAAAAAGAAGAAACCAAAACATAAGAAAAATAAAGTAGTTTTTCCTTCTCAACATTAG
- a CDS encoding AMP-binding protein yields MKILENVIANKNLEFTDASTGKTIPVGTLYRSLGLNPVEKGLLFLYNDNQLSSVEVLLNFYGTAHTIAILGQKLHEEFKERIEAEYRPKYIFDPQREEIAGYSLKEFSDNIRIFAKDDYKSEITIHPDIKILLSTSGTTGVPKLVKLSDESLYQNALSILQYMPVKESDVVPLNVPINFVYGFSIFTTNCMRAGRIVCTDKDIMQKAFWDEMEEYGYSTLGGVPFLYENLNRIGFFRKDSPSLRYFTHTGGVINAELRKTIFTYCHEFKKDFFAQYGQTEAGGRMAYLTTEGLLEEETSIGTVVERGNFKIDPDTDELLFSHVSIFGGYANKLEDLATYEQPSVLHTGDTARKGENGIYYITGRIKRIMKLFGIRLNLDEVEFILKNEMQGNTFVCLNANDKKIVVLYDNPDIDPQIITETIKNKLRINPQYVRTELIESFPLSQNGKINYPLLQNLQHENI; encoded by the coding sequence ATGAAAATTTTAGAAAATGTAATTGCCAATAAGAACTTGGAGTTTACAGATGCTTCCACCGGTAAAACAATACCGGTGGGAACACTGTACCGGTCTTTAGGCTTAAACCCTGTAGAAAAAGGACTCCTCTTTTTGTACAATGACAATCAGCTGTCCAGCGTTGAGGTACTTCTCAATTTTTACGGAACAGCGCACACTATTGCCATACTGGGACAGAAACTGCATGAGGAATTCAAAGAGCGTATCGAGGCTGAATACCGCCCTAAATACATCTTTGATCCACAAAGAGAGGAAATTGCCGGATACAGTCTGAAAGAATTCTCAGACAACATCAGAATTTTTGCAAAGGATGATTATAAGAGTGAAATTACCATTCATCCTGACATCAAGATCCTTTTGAGTACTTCCGGGACTACAGGTGTTCCGAAGTTGGTTAAACTATCCGATGAAAGCCTTTATCAGAATGCTTTGAGCATCCTTCAGTATATGCCCGTTAAGGAATCCGATGTGGTTCCTTTAAACGTTCCTATCAACTTCGTATACGGATTCTCTATTTTCACCACGAACTGTATGCGTGCAGGAAGAATTGTATGTACAGATAAAGACATTATGCAGAAAGCATTCTGGGACGAAATGGAGGAGTACGGCTACAGTACTTTAGGAGGAGTTCCTTTTCTTTATGAGAACCTGAACAGAATAGGATTTTTCAGAAAAGATTCTCCAAGTCTGAGGTATTTTACCCATACCGGAGGCGTGATTAATGCTGAATTGAGAAAAACAATTTTCACGTATTGTCATGAATTTAAAAAAGATTTTTTTGCTCAATACGGTCAGACGGAAGCTGGAGGAAGAATGGCTTACCTTACGACGGAAGGACTCCTTGAAGAAGAAACCTCTATTGGAACTGTTGTAGAGAGAGGAAACTTCAAGATTGATCCTGACACAGATGAACTTCTTTTTTCACATGTCAGTATTTTTGGAGGTTATGCCAATAAACTGGAGGATCTTGCCACTTATGAGCAACCTTCCGTACTGCATACCGGAGATACAGCAAGAAAAGGGGAGAACGGAATTTATTATATCACAGGTAGAATAAAACGTATCATGAAACTTTTCGGAATACGCCTTAATCTGGATGAGGTAGAATTCATTCTTAAAAATGAAATGCAGGGCAATACTTTCGTATGTCTGAACGCCAATGATAAAAAAATCGTGGTATTGTATGACAATCCGGATATTGATCCTCAGATCATCACCGAAACCATCAAAAATAAACTGCGTATCAACCCACAATATGTACGCACCGAACTTATAGAATCATTCCCATTATCACAAAACGGTAAAATAAACTATCCCCTGTTACAAAACTTACAGCATGAAAACATCTAA